A region from the Medicago truncatula cultivar Jemalong A17 chromosome 6, MtrunA17r5.0-ANR, whole genome shotgun sequence genome encodes:
- the LOC25495821 gene encoding cation/calcium exchanger 2, with the protein MAIPSSWSKYTLFMNTSFLLVISIFMIVDFNTPKDVVMVVMNNKNYSTFDDGSDEQGCNRLDNLDNYKAKCLYLKSNNSCVSQGYIDYLYIFYCKFGKFPLLGYTFLFLCLLILFYLLANTTSYYFCPSLEKLSKLLNLSPTISGVTLLSLGNGACDVFSSLVSFQESGTRNIGLNTVIGGVSFVSCVVVGIVSISIHQRSVHVIKYAFVRDVCFLLFVLLSLLCVLIIGEINFFGAIGFCFMYVVYVIFVYVSSTKWKDDEKGDYSVSSYGNELNLNLPLVSGVKNESIDCVENGIQECDLNIEKKCCFMRSSICRISLCVLEMPLYLPRRLTIPIICEEKWSKLYAISSMILAPILLSFLWNTHKGYSISSTNLIVYGIGFLIGIIFGVIAFFTTEMLVPPKRYLFPWLVGGFIMSVTWSYIIAEELVGLLVSIGFICRISPSILGLTVLAWGNSIGDLMTNLTMALYGGQEGVQIAISGCYAGPIFNTLVGLGFSLVSSTWLEYPQPIVIPKDPYLWETLVFLVFGLVFALLVLLKKDMKLDGVLGGGLLVVYFISLFLRLIQTQGSLQFYDML; encoded by the coding sequence ATGGCTATACCAAGTTCTTGGTCCAAATATACTTTGTTCATGAACACCTCTTTCCTTTTGGTGATTTCTATTTTCATGATTGTTGACTTTAACACACCAAAAGATGTTGTTATGGTTGTGATGAACAACAAAAACTACTCTACCTTTGATGATGGAAGTGATGAACAAGGTTGCAATAGATTAGACAACCTAGATAACTACAAAGCCAAATGTTTGTACCTTAAATCCAACAATTCATGTGTCTCTCAAGGCTACATTGATTACCTTTACATTTTCTATTGCAAATTTGGAAAATTCCCTTTATTAGGTTAtacctttttgtttctttgtctcttaattttgttttatttgttggcAAATACAACTTCCTATTATTTTTGTCCTTCACTTGAAAAATTGTCTAAATTGTTGAATTTGTCACCAACAATTTCTGGTGTCACTCTTCTTTCTCTTGGCAATGGTGCTTGTGATGTTTTCTCTAGTCTTGTCTCTTTTCAAGAAAGTGGGACCCGCAATATTGGTTTGAACACAGTCATTGGAGGTGTTTCTTTTGTGTCATGTGTTGTTGTTGGGATAGTTAGTATTTCAATTCATCAAAGAAGTGTTCATGTTATAAAGTATGCTTTTGTAAGAGATgtttgttttctactttttgtTCTTCTTTCCTTGCTTTGTGTTTTGATCATTGGTGAGATCAACTTTTTTGGAGCAATAGGTTTTTGTTTTATGTATGTTGtttatgtaatttttgtttatgtctCTTCTACCAAATGGAAAGATGATGAAAAGGGTGATTATAGTGTTTCAAGTTATGgaaatgaattgaatttgaatttgccTCTTGTGAGTGGTGTGAAGAATGAGTCCATTGATTGTGTTGAAAATGGTATTCAAGAATGTGATTtgaatatagaaaaaaaatgttgcttcATGAGATCTTCAATATGTAGAATTTCACTTTGTGTTCTTGAAATGCCACTTTACTTGCCAAGGAGATTAACAATTCCTATTATTTGTGAAGAGAAATGGTCAAAACTATATGCAATTTCTTCAATGATATTAGCACCAATTCTCTTATCTTTCCTATGGAACACTCATAAGGGATATAGTATTTCAAGCACAAACCTTATTGTTTATGGAATTGGATTTTTAATTGGGATTATTTTTGGTGTAATAGCATTTTTCACAACAGAAATGTTAGTGCCACCTAAAAGGTATTTATTTCCTTGGCTTGTAGGAGGGTTTATAATGAGTGTGACATGGAGTTACATTATAGCTGAAGAGTTGGTTGGTTTGTTGGTTTCAATTGGTTTCATTTGTAGAATTAGTCCTTCAATTTTAGGGTTAACGGTTCTAGCTTGGGGTAACTCAATTGGTGATTTGATGACAAATTTAACAATGGCTTTATATGGTGGACAAGAAGGGGTTCAAATAGCAATTTCAGGTTGCTATGCCGGTCCTATCTTTAATACTCTTGTTGGATTAGGATTTTCTCTTGTAAGTTCTACTTGGTTAGAATATCCACAACCTATTGTGATTCCTAAAGATCCATATCTTTGGGAGACATTGGTGTTTTTggtgtttggattggtttttgcacttttggttttgttaaaaaaagatatGAAACTTGATGGAGTATTAGGCGGAGGACTTTTAGTTGTTTACTTCATTTCTCTGTTTTTGAGGTTGATTCAAACACAAGGGTCTCTCcaattttatgatatgttgtAA
- the LOC25495822 gene encoding cation/calcium exchanger 1, whose translation MAPYTFTSNSKSQPKKLTLLLNTSFLFILFFSIKLYINPSNSNSHFHHVSSKLFNHARILTSDILVDSCSELHNYSNYTSKCIYVKTHSDCRSKGYINYLQIFYCNLGNSPILGHTLLVLWLVVLFYLLADTASNYFCTSLEGLSNILRLSPTIAGVTLLSLGNGAPDFFASVVSFTSSNNGAVGLNSILGGAFFVSTAVLGIISFIVSSNNVSVDKASFIRDVIFFLFSLFILLIIISIGKISLFGSICYLSIYFLYVCAVSATHFIYEVDKKEVESSSSCDDLVESGIPLLGYADDDTDHDNDSPQKPILQSIEVKEEKKEIFSTYYLWKFLEVLELPLCLPRKLTIPVVSEENWSKPYAVLSVTLAPILFAILCNTQMENVDPKSSLVAYLTSSLIGIVFGNMACVTTKSTRPPRRCLFPWLAGGFSMSVTWTYIIAEELVSLLISIGYVIGVSPSILGLTVLAWGNSLGDLIANGAMAKNGGVDGAQIAVSGCYAGPMFNILMGLGLPLVLSAWGEYPNSYVVPKDSSLLGTILFLMVGVLWSLVVLVKKNMRLDKFLGAGLLTIYLCFLFIRLAMAIGALN comes from the coding sequence ATGGCACCTTATACTTTCACTTCCAACTCCAAATCACAACCAAAAAAACTCACTCTTCTCCTCAACACATCCTTCCTCTTCATCCTGTTTTTTTCCATCAAACTTTATATCAATCCTTCAAATTCTAATTCTCATTTTCATCATGTTTCCTCAAAACTCTTCAACCATGCTAGAATTCTCACTAGTGACATCCTAGTTGATTCATGCTCAGAACTTCACAATTACTCAAATTACACTTCTAAGTGTATTTATGTCAAAACACATTCTGATTGTAGATCAAAAGGTTACATAAACTATCTTCAAATCTTTTATTGCAACCTTGGAAATTCACCAATTCTTGGTCACACACTACTTGTTTTATGGCTAGTAGTTTTATTCTATCTTTTAGCCGACACAGCTTCAAATTACTTTTGCACATCTCTAGAAGGTTTGTCTAACATCTTAAGACTTTCTCCAACCATAGCTGGTGTAACATTACTCTCTCTAGGTAATGGTGCTCCTGATTTCTTTGCTAGTGTTGTTTCTTTCACAAGTTCAAACAATGGCGCGGTCGGTTTAAATAGCATTTTGGGGGGTGCATTTTTTGTTTCCACAGCTGTTTTAGGCATAATAAGTTTTATAGTTAGTTCCAATAATGTTTCAGTTGATAAAGCTAGTTTCATTAGAGAtgtcattttcttccttttctctttgTTCATTCTTCTTATCATCATTTCCATCGGAAAGATTAGTCTCTTTGGTTCAATTTGCTATCTTTCTAtctattttctttatgtttGTGCCGTCTCGGCCACACATTTCATCTACGAAGTTGACAAAAAGGAagttgaatcttcatcatcttgtGATGATTTAGTTGAATCCGGCATACCATTATTGGGTTATGCCGACGATGATACTGATCATGATAATGATTCTCCTCAGAAACCGATTTTACAAAGTATTGAAgtaaaagaggagaagaaagaaATTTTTAGTACCTATTACTTGTGGAAGTTTCTAGAAGTACTTGAATTACCACTTTGTTTACCAAGAAAACTCACTATACCGGTTGTGAGTGAGGAAAACTGGTCGAAACCCTACGCAGTTTTATCAGTTACCTTAGCACCAATTTTATTCGCAATTCTTTGCAATACACAAATGGAAAATGTGGATCCAAAGAGTAGTTTAGTTGCATATTTAACATCATCCTTAATTGGAATTGTCTTTGGAAACATGGCATGTGTGACAACAAAGAGTACAAGACCACCAAGAAGATGTTTGTTTCCTTGGTTAGCTGGTGGATTTTCAATGAGTGTGACATGGACTTATATAATAGCTGAGGAACTTGTTTCACTTTTGATTTCAATTGGATATGTAATTGGTGTTAGTCCTTCAATTTTAGGGTTAACCGTTTTGGCTTGGGGAAATTCTCTAGGTGATTTGATAGCAAATGGTGCTATGGCTAAAAATGGTGGTGTTGATGGTGCACAAATTGCTGTTTCAGGTTGTTATGCTGGTCCTATGTTCAATATCTTGATGGGATTAGGGTTACCTCTTGTTCTTTCAGCATGGGGTGAATACCCTAATTCTTATGTTGTTCCTAAGGATAGTTCACTTTTGgggacaattttgtttttgatggtAGGGGTACTTTGGTCACTTGTTGTTTTGGTTAAGAAAAATATGAGGCTTGATAAGTTTTTAGGGGCTGGTCTCTTGACCATTTACCTTTGTTTCTTGTTTATAAGGTTAGCCATGGCAATTGGTGCTCTTAACTAA